A single Glycine soja cultivar W05 chromosome 14, ASM419377v2, whole genome shotgun sequence DNA region contains:
- the LOC114384544 gene encoding amino acid permease 8-like isoform X2: MAVQEVSVIEGVGSLLDDDGKPKRRGTAWTASAHIITAVIGAGVLSLAWAMAQLGWIIGIALMLLFAIVNLYTSNLLADCYRSPDPITGKRNYAYMEAVRSNLGGKMHMVCAFVQYSNLVGLAIGYTITTAISVVTIRKINYFHHNGTAASCRFLINPYIIGFGTIEIILSQVPNFDKLSWLSIIAALMSFGYASIGAGLSIATVIQGKGKATYLMWGSKIQSPANNLWNMLIALGNIALASGYSLIAIDIQDSLRSLPPENEVMKMANKISISTMVVFFLVCACSGYATFGSETPGNILLSSGFKEPFWLIDLANVFIVVHLLGAYQVVVQPIFSAVETCASQRWPSSSFVNGKYPFRIGKMKFSLSFFRLVWRSIFVVLVTILAMAMPFFNEMLALLGAMGFYPLTIYFPVEMYIARKKIKRGAKRWLGLKTLSLVFMLLSMAIACAAIHGMNQALRKYKFFMYKE, translated from the exons ATGGCGGTACAGGAGGTGTCGGTAATTGAAGGTGTGGGTTCACTTCTGGATGATGATGGCAAACCCAAAAGAAGAG GGACAGCATGGACAGCAAGTGCACACATAATAACTGCGGTGATTGGTGCTGGAGTTCTGTCTTTAGCCTGGGCCATGGCCCAATTGGGATGGATAATCGGCATAGCCTTAATGTTGCTCTTTGCCATTGTCAATCTCTATACTTCAAATCTTCTAGCAGATTGTTATAGATCACCAGATCCTATCACTGGCAAGAGGAACTATGCTTACATGGAAGCTGTGAGAAGCAACTTAG GTGGTAAAATGCATATGGTATGTGCATTCGTCCAGTACAGCAACCTTGTTGGATTAGCAATTGGCTACACAATAACCACTGCCATAAGTGTTGT gacaataagaaaaataaattatttccacCATAATGGAACTGCAGCTTCGTGCCGTTTTCTGATTAATCCATACATAATAGGTTTTGGAActatagaaatcattttgtcTCAAGTCCCCAATTTTGACAAGCTATCTTGGCTCTCAATCATAGCTGCACTCATGTCTTTTGGTTACGCATCAATTGGTGCTGGACTCTCTATTGCTACTGTTATCCAAG GGAAAGGAAAGGCTACTTATTTAATGTGGGGTAGCAAGATACAGAGTCCAGCAAACAACTTGTGGAATATGCTCATTGCACTGGGAAACATTGCACTTGCTAGTGGTTATTCTCTAATTGCTATTGATATTCAG GATTCTTTAAGATCATTACCACCAGAAAATGAAGTGATGAAGATGGCAAACAAGATAAGTATATCCACCATGGTAGTTTTCTTCCTGGTATGTGCATGCTCTGGCTATGCTACATTTGGCTCAGAAACACCTGGCAACATCTTGTTGAGTTCTGGGTTTAAAGAGCCTTTTTGGCTAATTGACTTGGCCAATGTCTTCATTGTTGTGCACCTACTTGGAGCATATCAG GTTGTTGTCCAACCCATTTTTAGTGCAGTTGAAACATGCGCTAGCCAAAGGTGGCCAAGCTCAAGTTTTGTTAATGGAAAATACCCCTTTAGGATTGGGAAAATGAAGTTTAGCCTTAGCTTCTTTAGGCTAGTTTGGAGGAGCATATTTGTGGTGCTAGTGACTATCCTAGCGATGGCCATGCCTTTTTTTAACGAGATGCTTGCCCTTTTGGGGGCCATGGGGTTCTATCCATTAACCATATATTTTCCGGTGGAGATGTACATTGCAAGAAAGAAGATCAAAAGAGGAGCAAAGAGATGGCTAGGACTTAAAACCTTGAGCTTGGTTTTCATGTTATTGTCAATGGCTATAGCATGTGCTGCCATTCATGGAATGAATCAAGCTCTTCGTAAATACAAGTTCTTCATGTATAAAGAGTAG
- the LOC114384544 gene encoding amino acid permease 8-like isoform X1 translates to MAVQEVSVIEGVGSLLDDDGKPKRRGTAWTASAHIITAVIGAGVLSLAWAMAQLGWIIGIALMLLFAIVNLYTSNLLADCYRSPDPITGKRNYAYMEAVRSNLGGKMHMVCAFVQYSNLVGLAIGYTITTAISVVTIRKINYFHHNGTAASCRFLINPYIIGFGTIEIILSQVPNFDKLSWLSIIAALMSFGYASIGAGLSIATVIQGKGKATYLMWGSKIQSPANNLWNMLIALGNIALASGYSLIAIDIQHEKQDSLRSLPPENEVMKMANKISISTMVVFFLVCACSGYATFGSETPGNILLSSGFKEPFWLIDLANVFIVVHLLGAYQVVVQPIFSAVETCASQRWPSSSFVNGKYPFRIGKMKFSLSFFRLVWRSIFVVLVTILAMAMPFFNEMLALLGAMGFYPLTIYFPVEMYIARKKIKRGAKRWLGLKTLSLVFMLLSMAIACAAIHGMNQALRKYKFFMYKE, encoded by the exons ATGGCGGTACAGGAGGTGTCGGTAATTGAAGGTGTGGGTTCACTTCTGGATGATGATGGCAAACCCAAAAGAAGAG GGACAGCATGGACAGCAAGTGCACACATAATAACTGCGGTGATTGGTGCTGGAGTTCTGTCTTTAGCCTGGGCCATGGCCCAATTGGGATGGATAATCGGCATAGCCTTAATGTTGCTCTTTGCCATTGTCAATCTCTATACTTCAAATCTTCTAGCAGATTGTTATAGATCACCAGATCCTATCACTGGCAAGAGGAACTATGCTTACATGGAAGCTGTGAGAAGCAACTTAG GTGGTAAAATGCATATGGTATGTGCATTCGTCCAGTACAGCAACCTTGTTGGATTAGCAATTGGCTACACAATAACCACTGCCATAAGTGTTGT gacaataagaaaaataaattatttccacCATAATGGAACTGCAGCTTCGTGCCGTTTTCTGATTAATCCATACATAATAGGTTTTGGAActatagaaatcattttgtcTCAAGTCCCCAATTTTGACAAGCTATCTTGGCTCTCAATCATAGCTGCACTCATGTCTTTTGGTTACGCATCAATTGGTGCTGGACTCTCTATTGCTACTGTTATCCAAG GGAAAGGAAAGGCTACTTATTTAATGTGGGGTAGCAAGATACAGAGTCCAGCAAACAACTTGTGGAATATGCTCATTGCACTGGGAAACATTGCACTTGCTAGTGGTTATTCTCTAATTGCTATTGATATTCAG CATGAAAAGCAGGATTCTTTAAGATCATTACCACCAGAAAATGAAGTGATGAAGATGGCAAACAAGATAAGTATATCCACCATGGTAGTTTTCTTCCTGGTATGTGCATGCTCTGGCTATGCTACATTTGGCTCAGAAACACCTGGCAACATCTTGTTGAGTTCTGGGTTTAAAGAGCCTTTTTGGCTAATTGACTTGGCCAATGTCTTCATTGTTGTGCACCTACTTGGAGCATATCAG GTTGTTGTCCAACCCATTTTTAGTGCAGTTGAAACATGCGCTAGCCAAAGGTGGCCAAGCTCAAGTTTTGTTAATGGAAAATACCCCTTTAGGATTGGGAAAATGAAGTTTAGCCTTAGCTTCTTTAGGCTAGTTTGGAGGAGCATATTTGTGGTGCTAGTGACTATCCTAGCGATGGCCATGCCTTTTTTTAACGAGATGCTTGCCCTTTTGGGGGCCATGGGGTTCTATCCATTAACCATATATTTTCCGGTGGAGATGTACATTGCAAGAAAGAAGATCAAAAGAGGAGCAAAGAGATGGCTAGGACTTAAAACCTTGAGCTTGGTTTTCATGTTATTGTCAATGGCTATAGCATGTGCTGCCATTCATGGAATGAATCAAGCTCTTCGTAAATACAAGTTCTTCATGTATAAAGAGTAG